Genomic window (Streptomyces liliiviolaceus):
GCCCAGCAGTCCGAAGAGATGCCCCTGCCAGCTGACCCCGGTCGCCGTCGGCAGGACGCCCCACAGGATCGAGCCGTACACCGCGCCCACGAGGAGTCCCACGACCACGTCTCCGATGCGGCGGTCCACGAAGCCCCGTACCAGCAGATAGCCGAAGAGGCCGAACACGACGCCGGACGCGCCCGCGGTCAGGGAGTGGGCGGGTGCGGTGAGCCAGACGCCCAGGCCGCTGACGAGGATCGTCACCGTGACGACGGCGAGGAAGCGGCGGGTGCCGGACAGCGCGGTGAGGAAGCCGAGGACGAGCAGCGGCAGGCTGTTCGCCGCGAGATGGTCGAAGCCGAAGTGCAGGAAGGCGGCGGGCACGATGTCGCGCAGCTCGCCGAACTCGCGCGGGGTGATGCCGAACGTGTCCAGGGCATGGCCGCTGACCGCGTCGATGCCTTCGAGCACCCAGAGCAGGGCGACCCAGCCGCCGGTCAGCAGGGCCGCGCTCCTGGCCCGCTCACCGCGCGACTGCGGAGCGGGAAGGCCCACGCCCTGCCGTTCGTACGTCATGGATGCCCCCTGCCGGTCCCTTTTCGGCCCCTGTGTTCCGTTCAACGCGCGAAGGGCTCGGGCCGGTTCCCGTCGCGGGGCGGGAAAAGGCGCGTACGCCCGCCGTCCCGGGGCTGTCCCCCGTCCGAGCTACGCGCAGGTGTCCACCGGGCGGTGACGATTCCCGGCCGCCGGATCCATAGCTTTCTGCACAGCCCGCGGCACTCGGTCGCGGCTCTGGTGCAGGAGTGCTCATGAGGTTCGTCTGGCAGCTCGTGGCGGTCGCCGCGGTCGCTTTCGTCGGTGGTCAGGGAATCATGGCGACGGAGGGCGAACCGTGGCTCCAGTTGCTCGTCGGCGTACCGACGGCCGTGCTCGCGGTGTTCGTCTACCGGTGGGTGGTGGGGCGGACCGAGCGGCGGCCGGTCACCGAACTGGCCCTGGAGGAGGCCCCCTCCGCGCTGGGCCGCGGAACCCTGATCGGCGCCGCGCTGTTCAGCGCCGTCATCGTCAACCTCTTCACCTCCGGGTACTACGACGTCGACGGGATCGACTCGCGGTCGGGCGCGATGGGCCTGCTCGGCTTCATGGCCGCCGCCGCGACGACGGAGGAACTGATGTTCCGTGGCGTCCTGTTCCGTATCGCCGAGGAGCGCATCGGCACCTGGATCGCGCTGGTGCTGACCGGCGCGCTGTTCGGTCTGTCGCACCTGCTCAACCCGAACGCCAGCCTGTGGGGCGCCGCCGCCATCGCCGTCGAGGCGGGCGGCATGCTCACCGCCGCGTATGTCGCCACCCGCTCGCTGTGGCTGCCCATCGGCCTGCACTTCGGCTGGAACTACGCCGCGTCCGGCGTCTTCAGTACCGAAGTGTCCGGCAACGACACTCCTCCGGGGCTGCTGGACTCCTCGATGTCGGGCCCGTCGCTGCTCACCGGCGGCGACTTCGGCCCGGAGGGAAGCGTGTACTCGGTGCTGTTCTGCGTGCTGGCGACGATCACGTTCATGTGGCTGGCCCACCGGCGCGGCCGGGTGCTGCCGCGCCGCTCGCGTGCCCAGCGTGCCGGCGCCACCGCTACACTCCCCCGATGATCGGGATGGTCAGTCTTCGGCGGGCCCGTGACCGGTGGCCCGCCCTGGTCAGGCGGCGGGCCCCGCAGTGGTGGCGCCGATCGGACGTCACCCTCCGGGACCTTCCGCTCGCGCTGCTGCTCGTCGCCGTCTCGTTCCTCCCGGACGCCCACGGGACGCAGATCGGCGGCCTGCCGGACCGCCCCCTGGACGCCCTGGCCCTCCTGCTGATCGCCCTCCAGAGCCTCCCGCTCGCGGTGCGCCGCCGCTGGCCGGCCGTCTGTCTCGCCCTGGTGTCGGTGGGGTTCGCCGTCGACCAGCTCCGCGGCTACCACTCGTTCGCGAGCACCGCGCTGCCGATCGCGCTGCTGAGCGTGGGGGCCCACCTGGTACGGCATCGGCGTACGGCCGCGATCGTCTTCTCCTTGGCGTACGTGCCGCTGGCGGTCGCGTTCAACCGGCTCGATCCGGGTGAGCCGCCGAGCGAACTCGTGACGTTCTATCTGGCGATGGTGCTGGCGTGGGGCCTGGGGGCATGGCTCAGGTCCACGCGGGTCGCGGACGCCGAGCACCGGCTCCGGATCGCCGAGGACACCCGGACCGCCGAACGCACCCGTATCGCCCGGGAGTTGCACGACGTCGTGACCCATCATGTGACGGCGATGGTCGTGCAGGCCGAGGCGGCGCGCTATCTCACCGCCTCGCCCGACCGCCTCGACCAGTCGCTGACCGCCGTCACCGACACCGGTCGGCGGGCCATCGCCGATCTGCGGCACCTGCTCGACCTGCTCAACCCCGACCACGGCACGGGACACGGCACCGACCAGCCGCGGACGCCGTCCGGCGGCGGGCTGCTCACGCTCGTGGAGCAGACGCGGCTGGCCGGGCAGCCGGTGGAGTTCACCGAGGAGGGCTCCCCGGCGGAGCCGGCGGGCAGCGCCGAACTCGTGGCCTACCGGGTGGTGCAGGAGTCCCTGACCAACGCCCTGAAATACGCTCACGGCAGCCGCACCTCGGTTCAGGTGCGGCACGCCGAAAGGGAGATCAGCGTGGAGGTCAGTACGGACGGTTCCGGCTCGGGGGCCGGTTCACCGGGCGGGAGCGGGCGGGGCCTCGCCGGTCTCCGCGAGCGGGTCGACATCCTGGGCGGCGACTTCAGCGCGGGCCCGCGGACGGCCGGCGGCTTCGTCGTACGGGCGCGGATACCCGCCGGGAGCCCTTCGTGAGCGCACCCGTGGCCTCCCCGATCCGGGTCCTGGTCTGCGACGACCAGGTGCTGATCCGCACCGGTCTGGTGACGATCATCGACGCCCAGCCCGATCTGGAGGTGGCGGGCGAGTGCGGGGACGGACGGGCCGCGGTCGACCTCGCCGCCCAAGTGCGGCCGGACGTCGTGGTGATGGACGTACGGATGCCGGTGCTCGACGGCATCGAGGCCACCCGCCTGCTGGCCGGCGCGGGGGTGCCGCATCCCGTCAAGGTGCTCGTGGTGACCACGTTCAATCTGGACGAGTACGTGTACGAAGCGCTGCGCGCGGGGGCGAGCGGTTTCCTGCTCAAGGACGCTCCCCCCGCCCAACTCCTGCACGGCATCAGGACCGTGGGCGCGGGCGCGGCCCTGCTGGACCCCGAGGTGACGCGCAGGCTGGTGGGCCGTTACGCCGCCCGCATCCGCCCCGCCGACAGCACCGCTCCGCAGGACATCCCGCTGACACCGCGCGAGTTGGAGGTCCTGCGCCTCATCGCGAACGGCCTCTCCAACAGCGAGATCGCCGCGACCCTCGTGATCAGCCCGGAGACGGTCAAGACCTTCGTCTCCCGCATCCTGGCGAAGCTCAATCTGCGCGACCGGGTGCAGGCGGTGGTGTACGCGTACCGCCAGGGGCTGGTGACCTGACCCGGACGCGCACAGGCGAGAGCGCCCACGGATCTCCGCGGGCGCTCTTCGTTCGGCGGGGGCCGTTGCCCTGGCCCCCTCGGTCAGGACGCGGCGGTCGTCCCCGCGGACCGGAGCTGCCGGCGGGTGTAGAGGCGGCCACGGCGCTTGGCCAGGCGCAGGAACACGACCGTGGGGACGGTGCAGACGACGATGGCGAAGATGCCGGCCTCCGGGCCGAAGCCGCCGCCGGTGATCGCCTCGGGGCCCGACAGCACGCCGTGGAGCAGGCCGGTGGGCTGGTCGTCGTTGCCGGAGACCGTGACGCCGAAGATGCCGCTCAGGGCGAAGTTCCAGCCGAAGTGGATGCCGATCGGCATCCACAGGGAGCGGGTGGCCGCGTAGACGGCGCCGAGCATCAGGCCGCCCTCGATGGCGATGGCCAGCGCGCCCCACACGGTGGCACCGGAGTTGACCAGGTGCAGACCTCCGAAGAGCAGGCCCGAGATCACCATCGCGCCCCGGGTGCCGGTGAGTTCCTCGACGAGGCGGAAGACGATGCCGCGGAAGAGGAGTTCCTCGACGACCGCGACCCCGGCCATCATCCCGAGAACGGTCAGGGCGCCGCCGACGGACACCCCGCCCTTCGTGCCGTAGCCGCCGAACAGGGCGATCAGCGCGAGCGTCGCGGTGAGGAGTCCGAGGCCGACGGCGGTGCCGACGCGCAGACCGGATCCGGCGTCGGTGGTGTCCAGTTCGGTCACGGGACGCTGTTCGAGGAACCGCACCGCCGCCGCGTAGACCGTCAGGGCGATCAGCACGGACACGGCGCCGAACAGCAGGGACAGCACCGGGTTGTCGCCCGCCACGCTCCGCATCCCGGCGGCGAGCCCCGTCACCAGGACGAACAGCACCACCATCACCGCGAGCCGCACCCCGACCGGCCACACCCGGCGCGTGGGCTCGAAGTCCGACTGCGTGTACTGGTCCTTGACCCACCGCACGGCCTGCGTGTTCCAGAGCGACATCAGATTTTCCCTCCTCGACCGGCGGCCCGGCCGCCCCTGTCATCGAGTGGAACGCTATGAGGAGGGGGTACTCCGGAACGTCCCGCCGGGGTGGGCATTGCTTGTCGCTCACGTGGGGGACAACGGGTCGTACGGGCGTCGCGGCCGTTCCCGCCCCCGTCCCTCAGAGCTGGTTCTCGCCGCCGTCGACGTAGAGGTTGGCTCCGAGGATGAAGCCGCTCCGCCCGGAGGCGAGGAAGGCCACCGCGTCGGCGACCTCGTCCGCCCGCCCGATGCGGCCGAGCGGGACGTTCGCGGCGAACTGCGCCTTGGTGACGGACGGGCGGCCCGCGGCGGCCGACGCGTCCGGCACGTCCTGCGCGTCCGCCACGTCCTGCGTGGCGACCACGGCGTCGAGGCCGGGGGTGTCGATCGTGCCCGGGGAGATCGCGTTGACCCGGACACCGCGGCCCTTGAGCTCGTTGGCCCAGGTCCGGGCGAAGGACCGGATCGCCGCCTTGGAGGCCGCGTACGTGCCGAACGCGGCGACCCCGTCGTCGGCGCGCACCGAGGAGTTGAGGATGACCGAGGCGCCGTCGTTGAGCAGCGGCAGCGCCTTCTGGACCGTGAACACCGTGCCCCGGACGTTGACTCCGAAGATCCGGTCGAAGTGTTCCTCGGTGATCTCCTCCAGCGTCGCGAACGACGCGGTGCCGGCGTTGGCGAAGAGCACGTCCAGGCCCCGGCCCCGGGCGCGGACCGCGTCGTAGAGCCGGTCCAGATCGGCCGGTTCGGAGATGTCACCCACCACCGCGGTGGCCCTCTCCGGCCCGATGGTCTCGACGGCCCTGTCCAGATCGGCCTCGCGCCGGCCGGTGACGAACACGTGCGCGCCGTCGGCCGCGAGTCGCCTCGCGGTCGCCAGACCGATCCCGGTGCCGCCGCCGGTGACGACGGCGGTCATGCCTTCGAACTGTCCCATCGGAATGACCTCCACAAACATCGGTACCGATCGGTACTGATTAACGTCGAG
Coding sequences:
- a CDS encoding CPBP family intramembrane glutamic endopeptidase codes for the protein MSLWNTQAVRWVKDQYTQSDFEPTRRVWPVGVRLAVMVVLFVLVTGLAAGMRSVAGDNPVLSLLFGAVSVLIALTVYAAAVRFLEQRPVTELDTTDAGSGLRVGTAVGLGLLTATLALIALFGGYGTKGGVSVGGALTVLGMMAGVAVVEELLFRGIVFRLVEELTGTRGAMVISGLLFGGLHLVNSGATVWGALAIAIEGGLMLGAVYAATRSLWMPIGIHFGWNFALSGIFGVTVSGNDDQPTGLLHGVLSGPEAITGGGFGPEAGIFAIVVCTVPTVVFLRLAKRRGRLYTRRQLRSAGTTAAS
- a CDS encoding response regulator, coding for MASPIRVLVCDDQVLIRTGLVTIIDAQPDLEVAGECGDGRAAVDLAAQVRPDVVVMDVRMPVLDGIEATRLLAGAGVPHPVKVLVVTTFNLDEYVYEALRAGASGFLLKDAPPAQLLHGIRTVGAGAALLDPEVTRRLVGRYAARIRPADSTAPQDIPLTPRELEVLRLIANGLSNSEIAATLVISPETVKTFVSRILAKLNLRDRVQAVVYAYRQGLVT
- a CDS encoding rhomboid family intramembrane serine protease, whose amino-acid sequence is MTYERQGVGLPAPQSRGERARSAALLTGGWVALLWVLEGIDAVSGHALDTFGITPREFGELRDIVPAAFLHFGFDHLAANSLPLLVLGFLTALSGTRRFLAVVTVTILVSGLGVWLTAPAHSLTAGASGVVFGLFGYLLVRGFVDRRIGDVVVGLLVGAVYGSILWGVLPTATGVSWQGHLFGLLGGVVAAFAFRRPRDTRIRV
- a CDS encoding SDR family NAD(P)-dependent oxidoreductase → MGQFEGMTAVVTGGGTGIGLATARRLAADGAHVFVTGRREADLDRAVETIGPERATAVVGDISEPADLDRLYDAVRARGRGLDVLFANAGTASFATLEEITEEHFDRIFGVNVRGTVFTVQKALPLLNDGASVILNSSVRADDGVAAFGTYAASKAAIRSFARTWANELKGRGVRVNAISPGTIDTPGLDAVVATQDVADAQDVPDASAAAGRPSVTKAQFAANVPLGRIGRADEVADAVAFLASGRSGFILGANLYVDGGENQL
- a CDS encoding sensor histidine kinase, with product MVSLRRARDRWPALVRRRAPQWWRRSDVTLRDLPLALLLVAVSFLPDAHGTQIGGLPDRPLDALALLLIALQSLPLAVRRRWPAVCLALVSVGFAVDQLRGYHSFASTALPIALLSVGAHLVRHRRTAAIVFSLAYVPLAVAFNRLDPGEPPSELVTFYLAMVLAWGLGAWLRSTRVADAEHRLRIAEDTRTAERTRIARELHDVVTHHVTAMVVQAEAARYLTASPDRLDQSLTAVTDTGRRAIADLRHLLDLLNPDHGTGHGTDQPRTPSGGGLLTLVEQTRLAGQPVEFTEEGSPAEPAGSAELVAYRVVQESLTNALKYAHGSRTSVQVRHAEREISVEVSTDGSGSGAGSPGGSGRGLAGLRERVDILGGDFSAGPRTAGGFVVRARIPAGSPS
- a CDS encoding CPBP family intramembrane glutamic endopeptidase — protein: MRFVWQLVAVAAVAFVGGQGIMATEGEPWLQLLVGVPTAVLAVFVYRWVVGRTERRPVTELALEEAPSALGRGTLIGAALFSAVIVNLFTSGYYDVDGIDSRSGAMGLLGFMAAAATTEELMFRGVLFRIAEERIGTWIALVLTGALFGLSHLLNPNASLWGAAAIAVEAGGMLTAAYVATRSLWLPIGLHFGWNYAASGVFSTEVSGNDTPPGLLDSSMSGPSLLTGGDFGPEGSVYSVLFCVLATITFMWLAHRRGRVLPRRSRAQRAGATATLPR